Within the Acidipropionibacterium acidipropionici genome, the region GATGGCAGCAGGAGCGCTACCCGGTGCTGGACGCCAACGAGATGCCCGTGAAGCTGCTTCGCGACGGCGACGATCCGGTGCTCATCTCGGTCAGCATCTTCGGTAACGAGGTCAAGGCCCAGATCTGGGTGGTGCAGGTCGGCCGCGTCCCGCTGCTCATGCTCGACACCGACATCGACGCCAACCCCGGCCACCTGCGGGGCACCACCGATCAGCTCTACGGCGGCGACCAGGACCACCGGCTGGCCCAGGAGGTGCTGCTCGGCGTCGGCGGAGTGCGGGCGCTGCGCGAGTACTGCCGGGTCACCGGTTACCCGACCCCCGAGGTGTACCACGCCAACGAGGGCCACGCCGGATTCCTCGGCCTGGAGCGGATCCGCGAGTACATGGAGGCGGGTGACGATTTCGACACCGCCCTGGAGCGCACCCGCGCCGCCAACGTCTTCACCACCCACACCCCGGTGCCGGCCGGCATCGACCGCTTCGGCCTGGACCGCGTCCGAGATCAATTCAACGGCTTCGGCCCTCTGCCGATCGACCGGGTGCTCGACCTGGGACGCGAGACCTACGAGGGCGGTGACCCGGGCGTCTACAACATGGCCGTTCTCGGCTTCCGCGCCGGTCAGCGCGCCAACGGCGTCTCCGAACTGCACGGCGAGGTCTCCCGCGAGATGTTCCGAGGCCTGTGGCCGCGGTTCGCCGCGGCCGAGGTGCCGATCGGATCCGTCACCAACGGCGTCCACCACCGCACCTGGATCCACCCCGAGATGCTCGAGCTGATGAAGCCGCGGGTGGGCGAGACCGGCCCGCAGATCCACGACGGCTACGACTGGTCCGCCCTGGACCGGGTCGACGACCAGACCCTGTGGAGCGCCAAGCGGCACATGCGCACCGCCATGATCGACATGGCGCGCACCCGCCTGAAAGCCTCCTACGCCAGCCGCGGGCTCTCCTCGGACTGGGTGGACGACGCGCTGGACCCCAACGTCCTCACCTTCGGGTTCGCCCGGCGGGGGGCGTCCTACAAGCGCCTCACCCTGATGCTCACCGATCCCGAGCGCCTCAAGAAGCTGCTCAACGATCCGGCGACCCCCATCCAGATCGTCATCGCCGGCAAGGCCCACCCCGCCGACAACGTCGGCAAGGGCCTCATCCAGCAGATGGTGCAGTTCGCCGACCAGGAGGACGTCCGCGGCAAGATCGTCTTCCTGCCCGACTACGACATCTCCCTGGCCCGCCCGCTCTACCCGGGCTGTGACGTGTGGATGAACAACCCGCTGCGGCCCCTGGAGGCCTGCGGCACCTCGGGCATGAAGGCCGCCCTCAACGGCGCCGCGAACCTGTCGGTGCGCGACGGCTGGTGGGACGAGTGGTACGACCCGCGGTTCGGCTGGGAGATCCCCTCGGCCGAGGGGATCACCGATTCCGGCGCCCGTGACGCCCAGGAGGCCGAGTTCCTCTACGACATCATCGAGACCGAGATCATCCCGAAGTTCTACACCCGTGACTCCCACGGTCTGCCGACCGGATGGCTGCGGATGATGCGCGACACCATCCAGATCCTGGGGCCGAAGGTGCTGGCCTCCCGGATGGTCAACGACTACGTCGAGCAGCTGTACACCCCGGCCGCGGTGTCCTCGCGCAAGGTGCAGGGGCAGGCGGCCGTCGACCTCGCCGGCTGGAAGCGCCGGGTCCGCGAGTCCTGGCCGAAGGTCGAGGTGCGCCGGGTGGAGTCGGGCATCACCGGCCGGGTCGCGGTGGGCGCCGAGATCGCGGTGGCCGCCTGGGTGGACCTCGACGGCCTGAGCGCCGATGACATCGAGGTGCAGCTGGTGGTGGGCCCGGTCGACGCCGACGACTGGATGCACGACCTGCAGAGCTACCCGATGATCCTGGACGGGGTCAACGAGAGGGGCATCTCCCACTTCTCGGTCTCGATCCCCGCCAAGGATCCGGGCTCCTGGGGCTGGACGGTGCGCGCGGTTCCGAAGAACGAGCTGCTGTCGGGAGACGTCGAGATGGGCCTGGCGGCAGTCGCTCCCGGGGAGTGACCCGCGCTCACCAGAGCAGATCGGCGCAGACGAAAGCCCCGGCCGGGCCGCGGAATCCCGCGGCCCGGCCGGACTGTTCTCTCCGGGTGCAAAGGCCGTGCTGTTGCTCCAGAATAGGGAAAGTCCAGGATCTTCAGTCCATCGCAGGACAGCAGCTCCTGTCTGTGATATTCCGGTCATATGAATATCAATAAGCTTTCAGTCGGTCTTGTCGTAGCCGGCCTGGTGTGTGCTGTCTTGCCGCTGTCCAGCACTACTGCAGCAGCTGAGACGCCATCCCCCGGACCGCAGCTGCGTATCATCTCATCGGTACCTTTAACGCCGAGCCAGGTTCGTGACCGGTATTCGGCGAGAGCGACCGATGTGACTCGACAGGCCGTCGGTGAGATCGGAAAACTGCCGGTCAATAAGTGGGATGCGTGTTCTGTCACCGATGACACAATTCATGTCGTTTCGGACTTTGGATCCGGTGTCAAGCTCACGTGCGGAAAGGCCTCCTATTCGTGGGGGTACTGGCATATCAAGGAAAAGCACATGAGTCAATATTCGCAGCTTGTGTATGCAACGGATCTGAATTGGCAGGACTTGCTCTACTGGAGCATCTGGTGGTCAATCAAGAATCCGGAGAAGACTACTACATCGGATGGGAAACCACCATATAAGGCATGCCGTTCAAGGAGGCTGTACCTGTACAACAAGGTGACTGGTCAGCTCATCTCTGACAAGACGTACAGGGTCATCTACACATACCGTCAGCCTAGCAGTGCGTCACTATCTGACGGAACAATCCTCACGTCCCTCCCGGATGGTCGTGGGCAGTGCGACATGAATGCCGTGACTAATCCTGCGGTCGACAGCGTCATTCCGAACCTGGTGAAGTAGCGGGAAGACATATGCGAATCGAAGCAGGGGATACGATCCGTTTCTTCGCCGACTGGGGACATTCATGGCCTATCTGGAGTTCGGAGGGCACGGCATATCCGGATGAGCTCGGCCTCAGCCAAGAACTCGCAGACCGTCTGGAACGATGGGTCTCCCACTGGCAGCTGCACCACGAGAGCTATCAGGGGTGGGACACCGAGAAGGACCGGGAATGGTCCGACACCGAGGGCGACGTGCTCGTCTCGCTTCTGAAACAGGAGGCTCCGCAGTTCCGATTCAAGGATGATCATCGGCGGTAGTGCATGGGGCGAGGGGGTGCACATCCTGCCGTTCCGCCCCTGCACCTACTCGGCGGTGACCGGGGAGATCTGCGCCCAGTCCGGTCCGAGCTCGGCCGAGGTGAGGGGCTCCTCGATCTCCTCCTCCGGGCCCTCTGCATCGGGATCCTCGGGGGCCGGGCTGAGGTCTCCCTCCATGATGACCACGCAGCGCTGCGGCAGGGTCATCGTGGCCTCGGCGTCAAGGGGGCCCTCGGGAAGCTCGCCGGGCTCCCCGGTGTGGGCCGCGACTGTCCAGGTGCGGCTCCAGTTGGCCTGGGGGAGAGTGACCTCCACGGGCTCGGCTCCGCGGTTGTACCAGACCAGCACGGCCTCGTCCCGGTCGCTGGTGTACTTGCCCAGGACGGTGCGGGAGGAGTCGTGCCATTCGTCGGTGACCATCTGGCCGCCGTAGCCCGACAGCCAGGTGAGATCGGCGCGCCCGGTGCGCTCACCGTCGGCGGTGACGATTTCGTTGTGGTGCCGGTAGACCGGGGGCCGCAGCGTCGGATGGGCGGCCCGCAGCCGTGTGAGGGCGGCTGTGAGCTCGGTGACGTCCGACCATTCGTCGGCCTCCTCCCAGTCCACCCAGGAGATGGGGGAGTCCTGGCAGTAGGCGTTGTTGTTGCCCTGCTGGGTGCGGCCGATCTCGTCGCCTGCGGCGATCATGGGGACGCCGGTGGAGGTCATCAGGGTGGCCAGGAAGTTGCGCACCTGCCGGTGCCTCAGGGCGTTGATCCCCGGGTCGTCCGTCTCGCCCTCCCAGCCGCAGTTCCAGGACCGGTTGTCATTGGAGCCGTCGTGGTTGCCCTCGCCGTTGTCCCTGTTGTGCTTCATGTCGTAGGTGACGAGATCGCGCAGGGTGAAGCCGTCGTGGGCGTCGATGAAGTTGACACTGCTGCCGGGGCGCACGAAGAGATCCGCGGACCCCGACAACCGGGCGGCCAGCTCCTGGACGCCGCCGACCGCGCCGCGCCAGAAGTCGCGCATGTAGTCGCGGTAGTGATCGTTCCACTCGCTCCAGTCCTCGCCCCAGGAGCCCACCTGATAACCGTAGGGGCCCAGATCCCAGGGCTCGGCGATGTGCTTGACCTGGCTGAGGACCGGGTCGTCGACCAGGGCCTGCTTGAAGGGGTGGTTCTGGTCCACCGAGTGGGTGGCGTCGCGGATGAGGGTGGTGGCCAGGTCGTAGCGGAATCCGTCGACGCCCATCTCGCTCACCCAGTAGCGCAGCGAGTCCAGCACCATCTGGAGGACGCCCGGGTTCGCGGTGTTGACCGAGTTTCCGCAGCCGGTGACGTCGTAGTCGTTGCGCAGGTCATTGGTGAGCCGGTAGTACCCGCTGTGGTCGATCCCCCGGAAGCTCAGGGTGGGGCCCTCATGGCCGCCCTCCCCGGTGTGGTTGTAGACGACGTCAAGAATCACCTCGATGCCCGCCCGGTGGAAGGCGGTGACCATCTCCTTGAACTCGCGGACCTGATCGCCGAGAGTGCCCACCGAACAATAGGCGGCGTGCGGGGCGAAGAACCCGAGGGTGTTGTAGCCCCAGTAGTTCTTGAGCCCCTTGCCGATCACGAAGGGCTCGGACACGAACTGCTGGATCGGCAGCAGTTCGATGGTGTTGACGCCGACCTTCCTGAGGTGCTCGATGACGGCCGGGTAGGCCAGTCCGGCGTAGGTTCCCCGCAGGTGCTCGGGAACCGACGGGTGGAGGCGCGTGTATCCCTTGACGTGGGTCTCGTAGATGACGCACTCGTCGATCGGGCGGCGCCGGGAGATCGGCTCGGGCGGTTCGCTGTTCTCCACGACCACCGACAGCGGCACCGATCGGGCGGAGTCGCGGGTGTCCGCGGCGTAGTTGGACCGGTCGGTGTGGTCGAGGATCGGCC harbors:
- the glgX gene encoding glycogen debranching protein GlgX; the protein is MTAPVDSSVLGATLMDGGCRFGLWAPRATGVELALVNTDRSQMNVDMAKAPDGVWIVFVPGITAGQLYGYRVHGRWDPDHGMRFNPAKLLVDPYARAITAGVDYSGPILDHTDRSNYAADTRDSARSVPLSVVVENSEPPEPISRRRPIDECVIYETHVKGYTRLHPSVPEHLRGTYAGLAYPAVIEHLRKVGVNTIELLPIQQFVSEPFVIGKGLKNYWGYNTLGFFAPHAAYCSVGTLGDQVREFKEMVTAFHRAGIEVILDVVYNHTGEGGHEGPTLSFRGIDHSGYYRLTNDLRNDYDVTGCGNSVNTANPGVLQMVLDSLRYWVSEMGVDGFRYDLATTLIRDATHSVDQNHPFKQALVDDPVLSQVKHIAEPWDLGPYGYQVGSWGEDWSEWNDHYRDYMRDFWRGAVGGVQELAARLSGSADLFVRPGSSVNFIDAHDGFTLRDLVTYDMKHNRDNGEGNHDGSNDNRSWNCGWEGETDDPGINALRHRQVRNFLATLMTSTGVPMIAAGDEIGRTQQGNNNAYCQDSPISWVDWEEADEWSDVTELTAALTRLRAAHPTLRPPVYRHHNEIVTADGERTGRADLTWLSGYGGQMVTDEWHDSSRTVLGKYTSDRDEAVLVWYNRGAEPVEVTLPQANWSRTWTVAAHTGEPGELPEGPLDAEATMTLPQRCVVIMEGDLSPAPEDPDAEGPEEEIEEPLTSAELGPDWAQISPVTAE
- the glgP gene encoding alpha-glucan family phosphorylase → MRAIRRFIVQPVLPGPLKALGELATNLRWSWNLDTRALFADIDPVLWDEVGHDPFRLLARVPSDRLDILAHDKRFVRRLELTVADLDEYMTGDLWFQEWSREHPEAPAAIGYFSAEFGITKVLPQYSGGLGILAGDHLKAASDNGVPIIGVGLFYRHGYFRQSLNAQGWQQERYPVLDANEMPVKLLRDGDDPVLISVSIFGNEVKAQIWVVQVGRVPLLMLDTDIDANPGHLRGTTDQLYGGDQDHRLAQEVLLGVGGVRALREYCRVTGYPTPEVYHANEGHAGFLGLERIREYMEAGDDFDTALERTRAANVFTTHTPVPAGIDRFGLDRVRDQFNGFGPLPIDRVLDLGRETYEGGDPGVYNMAVLGFRAGQRANGVSELHGEVSREMFRGLWPRFAAAEVPIGSVTNGVHHRTWIHPEMLELMKPRVGETGPQIHDGYDWSALDRVDDQTLWSAKRHMRTAMIDMARTRLKASYASRGLSSDWVDDALDPNVLTFGFARRGASYKRLTLMLTDPERLKKLLNDPATPIQIVIAGKAHPADNVGKGLIQQMVQFADQEDVRGKIVFLPDYDISLARPLYPGCDVWMNNPLRPLEACGTSGMKAALNGAANLSVRDGWWDEWYDPRFGWEIPSAEGITDSGARDAQEAEFLYDIIETEIIPKFYTRDSHGLPTGWLRMMRDTIQILGPKVLASRMVNDYVEQLYTPAAVSSRKVQGQAAVDLAGWKRRVRESWPKVEVRRVESGITGRVAVGAEIAVAAWVDLDGLSADDIEVQLVVGPVDADDWMHDLQSYPMILDGVNERGISHFSVSIPAKDPGSWGWTVRAVPKNELLSGDVEMGLAAVAPGE